One genomic window of Coffea eugenioides isolate CCC68of chromosome 1, Ceug_1.0, whole genome shotgun sequence includes the following:
- the LOC113763110 gene encoding root phototropism protein 2, producing MRRSLFPEVVFQNMASPLVNNSSRLSLAMERTGQWVFSQEIPTDVLVEVGKATFSLHKFMLVAKSNYIRKLILESKEADLTRIDLSDIPGGPEIFEKAAKFCYGVNFEITVHNVAALRCAAEYLQMTDKYCDNNLAGRTEDFLSQVALPSLSGAVVVLKSCEDLLPLAEDLRIVQRCVDVVSSKACVEANFPSRSPPNWWTEELSILDVKFFGKVITSMKSRGAKAFTTASALITYSEKSLRDLVRDHSGNGARTAVSDDSDLRTRQRELLESIVALLPPEKSSFPINFLCCLLRAAIFLGAASTCKIELEKRISAILEHVTVDDLLVVSFTYDGERLFDLESVRRIISGFMEKEKSVAVFNAGDFREVSSTAMLRAAKTVDAYLGEIATFSELSISKFNGIAILVPKAARKVDDDVYRAVDIYLKAHPNLDEIEREKVCSVMDPLKLSYEARVHASQNKRLPVQIVLHALYYDQLKLRSGTEDLKMPNAITTRRQLQADTSLARENEELRTELLKMKMYIADLQKTQGPSTKATAASSRRPTFFSSMSKTLGKLNPFKHGSKDTSHIDDALVDISKPRRRRFSIS from the exons ATGCGAAGATCCCTTTTCCCTGAAGTCGTCTTCCAAAACATGGCTAGTCCCCTTGTGAATAACAGTAGTAGGCTCTCTCTTGCCATGGAGAGGACTGGCCAATG GGTTTTTTCCCAAGAAATTCCAACAGATGTTCTAGTTGAAGTAGGAAAGGCCACCTTTTCTCTTCATAAG TTCATGCTTGTAGCAAAGAGCAATTACATAAGAAAACTAATTCTTGAATCCAAGGAAGCTGATCTAACAAGGATAGATCTCTCGGACATCCCTGGAGGCCCTGAGATCTTCGAAAAGGCAGCTAAGTTCTGTTATGGAGTGAACTTTGAGATCACGGTCCACAACGTAGCAGCTCTGCGTTGTGCTGCTGAGTATCTCCAAATGACTGATAAATATTGTGACAATAACCTCGCCGGCCGGACCGAGGATTTCCTTTCTCAAGTTGCCCTGCCTAGCCTCTCTGGTGCCGTGGTTGTTCTTAAATCATGTGAAGATCTTCTCCCTCTGGCTGAAGATCTAAGAATCGTTCAAAGATGTGTTGATGTTGTTAGCTCCAAG GCTTGCGTTGAAGCAAATTTTCCAAGCCGTTCGCCACCAAATTGGTGGACGGAAGAGCTGTCAATCTTGGACGTAAAATTCTTCGGTAAAGTGATCACTTCAATGAAGTCGCGGGGTGCTAAGGCCTTCACTACAGCTAGTGCTTTAATAACATATTCTGAGAAGTCCCTCCGGGATCTTGTACGCGACCATTCAGGAAATGGTGCCAGGACAGCTGTTTCAGATGACTCTGACCTCAGAACCCGGCAACGGGAGCTTCTCGAATCCATCGTGGCTCTATTACCGCCAGAGAAGTCCTCTTTTCCCATTAACTTCCTCTGCTGTCTCCTCAGAGCAGCTATTTTCTTGGGAGCAGCGAGTACTTGCAAGATTGAGTTGGAGAAAAGAATATCAGCAATACTAGAACATGTGACAGTGGATGATCTTTTGGTGGTATCTTTTACTTACGATGGGGAGAGGCTTTTTGATCTCGAGAGCGTGAGGAGGATTATATCCGGTttcatggaaaaagaaaagagcgTTGCAGTCTTTAATGCAGGGGATTTCAGGGAAGTGAGTTCAACTGCCATGCTCAGGGCTGCCAAAACTGTTGATGCCTACCTTGGTGAAATTGCGACTTTTTCAGAGCTTAGCATATCCAAGTTTAACGGGATTGCTATTTTGGTTCCAAAGGCAGCCAGAAAGGTTGATGATGATGTTTACCGGGCTGTTGATATCTACCTAAAG GCTCATCCGAATCTAGATGAGATCGAGCGGGAGAAAGTGTGCAGTGTGATGGATCCACTCAAGCTATCCTACGAGGCAAGGGTCCATGCTTCACAGAACAAGCGCTTGCCAGTACAAATCGTTCTTCATGCACTATACTACGATCAGCTGAAATTAAGAAGTGGAACTGAAGATCTAAAGATGCCAAATGCAATTACTACGAGACGCCAATTGCAGGCTGATACATCACTGGCTAGAGAAAACGAAGAATTGCGAACTGAATTGCTAAAGATGAAAATGTACATAGCAGATTTGCAGAAGACACAGGGGCCATCTACCAAAGCAACTGCGGCAAGTTCCCGAAGGCCAACATTCTTCTCCTCTATGTCCAAGACACTGGGGAAACTGAACCCGTTCAAGCACGGATCAAAGGATACTTCTCATATAGATGATGCTCTGGTAGATATTTCCAAGCCTAGGAGGAGAAGGTTCTCTATTTCCTAG